The nucleotide sequence TTTCTACATGTTTATATTCTTTTAAATATCCTTTTCCAACACATCTATCACAAGGACCAAATTCCAACATATTCAGCTTGTTTTGATCCCAAACGGGAATTTTATTATTGTCGTGTATTTCTTGATGACATTCTCTACAAACACATATTAATGCTATGTCATCATATTCCCAAGGGAAATTATTTAAAATATAGTAATTATGGTGGACTTCGAGATTGATTGGTTCTTTAGATCTAATAAGACTTTCATTTTCTTGTGGTTCAATCTTATTCAATTCAAAATACATTGCTTTGCCCCCAGACCACATTTTAAAAGTTCTTTTCCTTTTACAGTTAGAACATTTAAATTCATCTCGTTTAAATATTTCTTGTCTTTTTTCTTTCCATTCTTGACAACATAGCAAATCATTATACGTAATTTCTGCGTTTGACTTGTTTATTTCAAGCTCTTTCAAGTTCATTTATTTTTTTTTTGAATGTTAGCAAACGGTCTCGACTAAGAAACGTAGAGCATTACGGAGCGATTAGCAGTCCACCGAACCAGACGTTTGTTAAATAGACAAACCTTTCGGAAACCCTTATCCGCCCTATTTTTTTAGCCAAGGTTAGCCTTAGTTTTCTATTCAAACAATATTTTTTCAATCCCATCCCAAATGGGTTGACGGGTTCTAAGATGATTGTTGATTAGTATGATTACTTTAATGTTTTGGATTTTGTACCAAGCAATTTGACTTTCAAAATTACGTAAACCACCCCCTCGCGCCAACACTTTTCCAATATCTGGTCTGTCAATTATGTGAAACCCGTAGGCCTCTCCTTCCATTTGTTCAGAATACATTTTTTGCAAATAGGCACTTCCCAGTAATTTATTGTTGTCAAGACCATTTAGAAATTTATTTAAATCGGTCACATTGGTGATTATCCCACTTGGACCTCTGTCTCCCCAAACGTATTCTGGGGTTTTATACAGTTCTAGTGAATCAATTGTATTTCCAGCATATCCATTGGCTACATTTTGCAGTGAATCTTCAAAGCCGAAGGTTGTATTGGTCAAGTTTAAGGGCTTAAAAATATTTTCACTCAAATAATCTTCATATGGCATTTGGCTTACTTCTTCTATTATAGCTGCGAGTAAGGTATATCCTGCATTCGTATATCTGTATTTTTCTCCAGGAATTGATTCAACTGGGGCATTTTTCACGCTTTGCACAAAGCCCGTTCTTGTATTATAATCAAGTTCAAATCCTCTTGGGACTAATCCACCAGTATGTAGCAATAGATGGTTTATTGTTGCCTGATTCTTTGGAGTATTGAAATTCCCAAGATGTTTGTCAATTTTATCGTTCAAAGAAAGTTTACCTCTTTCAGCCAATTGAAGGATTGAAACAACGGTAAACAATTTGGTAACCGAAGCAATCTCAAACTTTGTGTTTTCAGTATTGTGATTATTATGTTCTCTGTCCGCCAGTCCGTAACCTTTAGCAAACATTACATTATCATTTTCACTTATTAAAACACTACCTGAAAATCCATATTCAACTTTTTCTGTAAGCAGCCAATCAATATCTCTTAGCTTTTCTTCATCCACGAGATTTTGTGCTAGGGATTTGCAATGGCAAAAAAGAATTGTGATGTAAAGTATAAATTTAGGAAATGTTTTCAATTTAGTATTTTTTCAAATGAATGCCAACGGTCCTGGCTATCGCTTGGTGCGGTTTGCGGCGCTGGCTCGGCGTGTCAAAAATTTGCGTTAGCAAATGTTGGCAGCATCGTTTTGCGATGCGTGCGATTCAGAGCCCTGTCTCCGGTGAGCTCTTTTGAGCGATAGGAAGACATGCAAGCCGCGTTCGAGTTTGGTCAGAGGTGAAGATAGTAAATTGTGGGAAATCTATTGGAAATAACCCTCGAACTAGCCATACGCATTATACGTTGTTGTGCTTTCGTTATTTTTTCACTTCCTTATTTATTAAATCAATAATTTTCTCATTTTTCTCTTTTATATTCAATAGTTGGCTATTCCAACCCTTGAAATACATAGCTGCAAATGCAAATCCATTTTTTTGTGTTTGGTCATTCAACATTTCCTTAAAGTCATTCTCAGTCAAATTTCCCAAATTTCCATTCTGTCCGTTTGATTTTTGAAAGAAATAATTATTAGATAACGAATAAATGTCAGTCATTCGGTATGATGGTTCGTACAAGGTTATTTCTGCGTCATACCGGAAATGATCTTCTGAATATTTGAGCTTTTTATAAAGTTGGTTAACTGTAAGCAAACCGTTTTTTATAGAATCATTAGAAATAATTTCAAAATTTCCAGAGTTCATTAACTCTTGAAATGTATTATCTATTTGATAAAACCGTTGCCAAGTATATACATCAATTGTATGTTTGTTAAATTCATTCCAATCTGATATAGGTTTTCCATTATAA is from Constantimarinum furrinae and encodes:
- a CDS encoding DUF6090 family protein; translation: MIKFFRKIRQNLLAEGKTGKYFKYAIGEIILVVIGILIALSINNWNEARKTRNKEVSYLTNIKSDLELTNSEIDQYISSRNQRANAANSVLEHYNGKPISDWNEFNKHTIDVYTWQRFYQIDNTFQELMNSGNFEIISNDSIKNGLLTVNQLYKKLKYSEDHFRYDAEITLYEPSYRMTDIYSLSNNYFFQKSNGQNGNLGNLTENDFKEMLNDQTQKNGFAFAAMYFKGWNSQLLNIKEKNEKIIDLINKEVKK
- a CDS encoding serine hydrolase domain-containing protein — its product is MDEEKLRDIDWLLTEKVEYGFSGSVLISENDNVMFAKGYGLADREHNNHNTENTKFEIASVTKLFTVVSILQLAERGKLSLNDKIDKHLGNFNTPKNQATINHLLLHTGGLVPRGFELDYNTRTGFVQSVKNAPVESIPGEKYRYTNAGYTLLAAIIEEVSQMPYEDYLSENIFKPLNLTNTTFGFEDSLQNVANGYAGNTIDSLELYKTPEYVWGDRGPSGIITNVTDLNKFLNGLDNNKLLGSAYLQKMYSEQMEGEAYGFHIIDRPDIGKVLARGGGLRNFESQIAWYKIQNIKVIILINNHLRTRQPIWDGIEKILFE